CTTTAATAGATATCAAAATTGATATTCTAAAGCAATATTGGGAAGGAACTTTAAAGGGATATTTTCAATGATGGATAAGTTTCACGAGGAGTGTGGAATATTTGGAATTTATGGTGCTCCTGAAGCAGCAAATCTTGCCTATTTAGGACTATATTCCTTACAGCACAGAGGGCAGGAGAGTGCTGGTATTGTCTCCTCTGATGGGGAGAAGCTCTATTCAGAGATTTCCATGGGTCTCGTTGCAGATATTTTTAATGAGGAAAGATTAAAAAGGCTACCAGGCTCAATAGCAATTGGGCATAACAGGTACTCTACCACAGGCTCTAGCCTCCTAAAAAATGCCCAGCCCTTTCTCATGGAATATCTCAGGGGTTCTATAGCCCTCGCCCATAACGGTAATCTGTTGAATGCACTTAAAATACGTGATGAGCTTGAAAATCAAGGTTCTATCTTTCGCTCTGCAATGGATAGCGAGGTGATTGTTCATCTTATAGCTATGTCAAGGGAAAAGAAACTTGTTGATAGAATCACCGAGGCATTAAGAAATATTAAGGGTGCATATTCTCTTTTGGTCATGTCAGAAAAAGAGCTGATTGCAGTAAGGGATCCTCATGGGTTTCGACCGTTATGTTTGGGTTTATTGGGCGACTCCTATGTATTCTCTTCTGAAACTTGTGCCCTTGATCTTATCGAGGCAAAATATATAAGAGATGTAGAACCAGGTGAGATTGTAGTAGTCAATGAAAAAGGCTTAAAATCTTTTAAACCTTTCCCTGCAGAAAAATATTCCCATTGCATTTTCGAATTCGTATATTTTGCACGACCTGATAGTAATATTTTCGGAAAAAATGTCTATTCTGTAAGAAAAAATCTTGGAAGAATTCTTGCTCAAGAGTCCTATGTAGATGCTGATATGGTGGTTGCTGTTCCTGATTCTGGAGTTCCTGCTGCATTAGGCTTTTCTGAAGAATCAGGAATTCCTCTGGAGTTGGGTCTTATCAGAAATCACTATGTTGGTAGAACCTTTATTGAACCCAGGCAGTCCATTAGACATTTTGGTGTTAAAGTAAAGTTAAATGCTATTAGAGATTGTATTAAAGGGAAAAGGGTTATTGTTATTGATGATTCAATTATAAGGGGAACAACCAGCAGAAAGATTATTCAAATGATAAGAAGTGCTGGTGCTAAAGAGGTACACATGCGTATAAGTTCTCCACCTGCTACAAACCCATGTTTTTATGGAATAGATACACCTACTAAAGCAGAATTGGTGGCATCTTCTCATAGTGTGGAAGAAATAAATCAATACATTACCTCAGATACACTTACCTATTTGAGTTTAGAGGGTTTAAAATCTACTGTTTATCCAGACCAGGACAATTATTGTTGTGCGTGCTTTGAAGGCAATTATCCTATTGAGTTTGAATGGAAAGATTATTCTCAATTGATTCTTTTTGGAAAGAATATTTAGTTATCACTCGAGATTCACAAGAGGTGCGCTACCCCATAGCCTTTCTAAATCGTAAAATTTTCTTGTTTCTTCATAAAATATATGTATTATCAGGTCTCCATAGTCCATTAAAATCCATCTTGCTTCGTTATGCCCTTCTATCCCTAAAGCCCAAATTCCTTTCTTGCTTAAATTTTCATCAATTCCATCAGCGATTGCTTTAACCTGCCTCGTTGAATTCCCACTGCAAATCATAAAATAATCTGTTATCGAAGAATATTCCTTTAAGTCTAGAATAACTACATCAAAAGCTTTTTTGTCTTCTGCAACCTTCGAACTTAATAAGGTTTTTTCTTTTAAATCCATAGTATTAATATCTGTCCCTCATTTGTTATTAATATAAAGTTTATTTTTTTTAATGTATGCTTCTACACCCTTAGG
The sequence above is a segment of the Nitrospinota bacterium genome. Coding sequences within it:
- the purF gene encoding amidophosphoribosyltransferase, with product MMDKFHEECGIFGIYGAPEAANLAYLGLYSLQHRGQESAGIVSSDGEKLYSEISMGLVADIFNEERLKRLPGSIAIGHNRYSTTGSSLLKNAQPFLMEYLRGSIALAHNGNLLNALKIRDELENQGSIFRSAMDSEVIVHLIAMSREKKLVDRITEALRNIKGAYSLLVMSEKELIAVRDPHGFRPLCLGLLGDSYVFSSETCALDLIEAKYIRDVEPGEIVVVNEKGLKSFKPFPAEKYSHCIFEFVYFARPDSNIFGKNVYSVRKNLGRILAQESYVDADMVVAVPDSGVPAALGFSEESGIPLELGLIRNHYVGRTFIEPRQSIRHFGVKVKLNAIRDCIKGKRVIVIDDSIIRGTTSRKIIQMIRSAGAKEVHMRISSPPATNPCFYGIDTPTKAELVASSHSVEEINQYITSDTLTYLSLEGLKSTVYPDQDNYCCACFEGNYPIEFEWKDYSQLILFGKNI
- the rsfS gene encoding ribosome silencing factor, with translation MDLKEKTLLSSKVAEDKKAFDVVILDLKEYSSITDYFMICSGNSTRQVKAIADGIDENLSKKGIWALGIEGHNEARWILMDYGDLIIHIFYEETRKFYDLERLWGSAPLVNLE